One window from the genome of Saccharomyces mikatae IFO 1815 strain IFO1815 genome assembly, chromosome: 4 encodes:
- the SSN2 gene encoding Ssn2p (similar to Saccharomyces cerevisiae SSN2 (YDR443C); ancestral locus Anc_5.559) codes for MSSDASTYRLEDVLSSFYRLEKIKKINYHQYVSKTQNDQWSIQMEFMLRKQDPKNLVALLSRDLWCFSINDDPIPKPPMIEHKPASPDKIGTFTADYSKPNLPPHYALFLKALRRKIYINLALGSHNKLIQFGNSCISLSGVPSCLVQLEPHLFVNGDLTVSLCAKDMGLVPMKEENLEESFVSKHALYLAPSGIRMHLAPASKQGYLIQPPKHTEILLTTLSVSHGINLQNKKNLKWVAVIPDLGHLNGHTPTIASYLTPLLEAKKLVWPLNLIFAQPVADIESSPSGDPSELHSLQDALDAIDDFIQLKQTAAYRTPGSSGVLSSNITGTNPLSSEGAYTEQFQHYKNSSISSQPASYHSVQETNKASPRDFSPNFTGIDKLMLSPNDQFAPAFLNTPNNNINENELFNDKKQTTVSNDLENSPLKTELDVNRRSSEKINKPISRTGHVDTNLNKKGRVEHQEQNEIVPSDKSDSMVDKELFGDDEDEDLFGDGNKSNSTNGSIKSISDEVTEDMFEMSDEEESNNNKSVNNKEIRADLGKDIPFFPSSEKSNIRTMSGTSKKISGKRKYLDIPIDEMTLPTSPLYMDPGAPLPVETPRDRRKSVFAPLNFNPIIENNVDNKYKSGGKFSFSPLQKEEALNFDISMADLSSSEEEEDEEEENGSSDEDLKSLNVRDDMKLSDNISTNNNIHEPQYINYSSIPSLQDSIIKQENFNLVNEGNITGNKEGYNSIWKIPQNDIPQTESPLKTVDSSIQPMDTNMKLTLEDSNVINNTSEFSSNSVNSEVPILPKDKSGIPEFTPAESNLSVESSSSLPFLLRHMPLASIPDVFITPTPVVTISEKEQHILDLIAEQVVIDYNILGNLGIPEITYEGVRNCQEGLITTTMLQLFSTFDRLNGNETISKFYSMKQPFVFVKKHHELIKVKHDSQPFIKYLNFRPPNGIKNFKSLLLSSSFKDDCLSFAPTLSQTYINQELGFCELLKLTNEDPPGLMYLKAFDKNKLLLLAAQIVSYCSNNKNSTKNVPPILIILPLDNATLTELVDKANIFQVIRNEVNAKMPNIELFLKVIPIDFITNPLITVDQYVNIAISIYNMLPPKSIKFTYIAHTLPEKVNFRTMQQQQQQQQQQQQQQQQQQQQQQQKQQQNQQQSNSIGFSSIIYYDSYIHLAYSRSVDKEWVFAALSDSNGRGSMTKTWYVGNSRGKFDEACNQIWNMALNLASKKYGKICLILTRLNGILPDDELMNWRRLSGRNIHLAVVCVDDNSKISFIDEDKLYPSFKPIYKNTKFGGHIDMSRLDDYEIRDLDQDVHGVIFQYPFPLAHSQHRCAIRSGALIKFKKCDGDTVWDKFAVNLLNCPHSDSTQLLETILEEFRNLAALNVWYGLSDGTDGHIPWHILAVKKMMNTLVHTRVKIAIPTTATGNTVASSSITISD; via the coding sequence TGGAGTTTATGTTGCGAAAACAGGATCCAAAGAATCTGGTTGCACTACTTTCAAGAGACTTGTGGTGTTTCAGCATAAATGATGATCCAATACCGAAACCTCCCATGATAGAACATAAACCGGCGAGCCCAGATAAAATTGGGACGTTTACTGCGGACTATTCTAAGCCAAACTTACCGCCTCACTATGCTCTTTTTCTAAAAGCTCTACGAAGGAAAATTTACATCAACTTGGCATTAGGTTCACATAATAAGCTGATACAGTTCGGCAATTCCTGTATATCATTAAGTGGGGTGCCAAGTTGTCTCGTGCAGTTGGAGCCGCACCTTTTTGTCAATGGAGATCTTACAGTATCGTTATGTGCTAAAGATATGGGTTTAGTACCGATGAAGGAGGAGAATTTAGAAGAGTCTTTCGTTTCAAAGCATGCACTTTATTTAGCTCCGTCGGGGATAAGGATGCATCTAGCACCGGCTTCCAAGCAAGGATATTTGATCCAACCACCAAAACACACAGAGATTCTGCTGACTACATTAAGTGTATCTCATGGTATAAACTTgcagaataaaaaaaatctgaaGTGGGTTGCTGTTATTCCTGACTTGGGGCATCTCAATGGCCACACACCTACTATAGCTTCATATTTGACTCCATTACTGGAAGCCAAAAAGCTGGTGTGGCCACTAAACCTAATCTTTGCTCAACCAGTCGCCGATATAGAAAGCTCTCCCTCTGGCGATCCTTCAGAACTTCATAGTTTGCAAGATGCGCTTGATGCtattgatgatttcatACAGTTAAAACAAACAGCGGCGTATAGGACGCCTGGAAGCTCTGGTGTTTTGAGCAGTAATATTACCGGTACAAACCCCTTAAGCTCAGAGGGGGCGTATACAGAACAATTTCAACATTATAAGAATAGTTCCATTAGCTCGCAGCCAGCTTCTTACCATTCTGTTCAAGAGACTAACAAAGCATCTCCAAGAGACTTTTCACCTAATTTCACAGGGATTGATAAATTGATGCTTTCACCAAATGATCAATTTGCTCCAGCGTTTTTAAACACCCCTAATAACAacattaatgaaaatgagttattcaatgataaaaaacAGACTACAGTATCCAATGATCTGGAAAACAGCCCACTGAAAACTGAACTGGATGTAAATAGGAGATCATCggaaaagataaataaaCCCATAAGCAGGACAGGTCACGTAGATACAAATCTCAATAAGAAGGGCAGAGTAGAACATCAGGAACAAAACGAAATTGTACCAAGTGACAAAAGCGACTCCATGGTAGATAAAGAGTTGTTTGGTGATGACGAGGACGAGGACTTATTTGGCGATGGTAATAAATCAAACTCTACAAATGGATCCATTAAAAGTATATCAGACGAAGTTACCGAGGATATGTTCGAAATGTCTGACGAGGAAGAAagcaataataataaaagcGTCAATAACAAGGAAATACGTGCTGATCTTGGTAAGGATATTCCTTTCTTCCCATCATCTGAGAAATCTAATATCCGTACAATGAGCGgaacatcaaaaaaaataagtgggaaaaggaaatatttAGATATTCCGATAGACGAGATGACTTTGCCTACAAGCCCATTATACATGGACCCAGGTGCACCACTTCCTGTAGAAACACCTCGTGATAGACGTAAAAGTGTATTCGCACCACTTAATTTCAATCCGATAATAGAAAACAATGTTGATAATAAGTACAAATCTGGAGggaaattttcattcaGTCCGTTACAGAAAGAGGAAGCACtgaattttgatatttctaTGGCGGATCTCTCCAGctctgaagaagaagaggatgaagaagaagagaatgGTAGCAGCGATGAGGATCTCAAATCATTGAACGTACGAGACGACATGAAACTTTCTGATAACATCAGtaccaataataatattcatGAACCCCAGTACATAAATTACTCTTCTATTCCGAGTTTACAAGATTCTATCATAAAGCAAGAGAATTTTAATTTGGTAAATGAAGGTAACATTACTGGCAATAAAGAGGGATATAATTcgatttggaaaattccTCAAAATGATATACCACAGACTGAATCACCACTTAAGACCGTCGATTCATCTATTCAACCCATGGATACTAATATGAAGTTGACCCTAGAAGATAGTAATGTTATTAATAATACGTCCGAGTTCTCGTCAAATTCGGTAAATTCTGAAGTTCCTATTTTACCAAAAGACAAGAGTGGAATCCCTGAGTTCACTCCAGCAGAGTCTAATTTATCAGTTGAATCATCAAGTAGTTTGCCCTTTCTTTTGAGACATATGCCGTTAGCTTCTATACCAGACGTTTTCATTACCCCCACTCCCGTTGTTACGATATCTGAGAAGGAGCAACATATCCTAGATTTAATAGCGGAACAAGTGGTCATTGATTACAATATTTTGGGAAATCTTGGAATTCCGGAGATTACTTATGAAGGTGTGAGAAATTGCCAAGAAGGTTTAATAACAACAACGATGTTGCAGTTATTTTCTACATTCGATAGATTAAATGGCAATGAAACAATATCCAAATTCTACAGTATGAAGCAGCCATTTGTTTTTGTGAAGAAGCATCACGAGCTAATTAAAGTCAAACATGATTCTCAACCATTTATTAAATATCTCAATTTCCGCCCTCCAAACGGtataaaaaatttcaagtcTTTATTACTGAGTTCATCTTTTAAAGATGATTGTCTGTCATTTGCACCAACGTTATCTCAAACGTATATTAATCAAGAATTAGGCTTTTGCGAACTACTTAAATTAACCAATGAAGATCCTCCCGGATTAATGTATTTGAAAGCATTTGACAAAAATAAGCTTCTTTTACTAGCTGCACAGATTGTTTCATACTGTTCCAACAATAAGAACTCTACCAAAAATGTGCCAccaatattaataatactACCCTTAGATAATGCAACTCTGACCGAATTAGTGGACAAGGCAAATATTTTCCAAGTGATCAGGAACGAGGTCAATGCCAAAATGCCCAACATTGAgctatttttgaaagttatTCCAATAGACTTCATTACAAACCCGCTAATAACGGTAGACCAGTATGTCAATATAGCAATTTCTATATACAATATGCTACCGCCAAAATCCATAAAGTTCACTTACATTGCGCATACACTGCCGGAGAAAGTGAATTTCAGAACCatgcaacaacagcaacagcaacaacagcaacagcaacaacagcaacaacagcaacaacaacaacaacaacaaaaacaacaacagaaTCAGCAACAGAGCAACAGTATAGGTTTCTCTTCTATAATCTACTATGACTCGTACATCCATCTAGCGTATTCTCGTAGCGTCGACAAAGAATGGGTTTTTGCAGCGCTTTCAGACAGCAATGGGCGGGGAAGTATGACAAAGACATGGTATGTCGGAAATTCAAGGGGGAAATTTGATGAGGCATGTAACCAAATATGGAATATGGCTTTAAATTTAGCGTCTAAGAAATACGGTAAAATATGTCTCATTTTAACTAGGTTGAATGGCATACTACCAGACGACGAATTGATGAATTGGAGAAGGCTATCCGGTAGAAATATACATCTTGCTGTCGTGTGCGTAGATGACAACtccaaaatttctttcatagATGAGGATAAACTGTATCCTAGTTTCAAGCCAATCTACAAGAACACAAAATTTGGAGGACATATCGATATGTCCAGATTAGATGACTATGAAATAAGGGACCTTGACCAGGACGTTCATGGCGTGATATTTCAGTACCCGTTCCCTCTGGCACATTCACAACATCGCTGTGCTATTAGGAGCGGTGCCTTAATCAAATTTAAGAAATGCGATGGTGATACCGTCTGGGACAAGTTCGCTGTTAACCTTTTGAACTGTCCACACTCAGACAGCACGCAATTGCTCGAAACCATCCTAGAAGAGTTTCGCAATCTGGCTGCGCTGAATGTATGGTACGGTCTCTCTGATGGCACAGATGGGCATATCCCATGGCATATCCTAgctgtgaaaaaaatgatgaacaCTCTTGTGCACACCAGAGTAAAAATTGCCATTCCTACAACCGCCACTGGCAATACCGTagcttcttcatcaatcaCCATCTCAGATTAA